In one Candidatus Aminicenantes bacterium genomic region, the following are encoded:
- the rsxC gene encoding electron transport complex subunit RsxC, translated as MRLKTFPRGGVHPPENKISVDQAIQVLSIPSRVQLHLGQHLGAPAVATVSKGDCVRVGSRIAEGKAFISAHLHSSVSGTVAKIDDVIDASGYRRPAVVIDVDGDEWEAGIDRSPELIREIKADAETIVERIKAAGVVGLGGACFPTHVKYMFPEGRKADTVIINAVECEPYLTADHRLMLERTDEILVGVQILMKVARVERAMIGVEANKPDAIETMSRKARSLPGIEVIPLKVQYPQGAEKQLIKALLNREVPSGRLPLDVGCVVNNVGTALAVYEAVQKNKPLVERVVTFTGSHLPATGNFLVRLGVPAMEMAAHLGVEIGDDTAKVISGGPMMGKAISGLEVPVTKGTSGIVLLTEKDARRSPVQNCIRCGRCVSACPMGLEPWLLEKLGQSDRFEECDSSGAADCIECGSCSFACPSSRSLLDFIRYGKVNVMRIRAARRQK; from the coding sequence ATGAGACTGAAAACCTTTCCCCGGGGCGGCGTGCATCCGCCCGAGAACAAGATATCCGTTGACCAGGCCATCCAGGTGCTTTCAATCCCTTCCCGGGTTCAGCTTCACCTGGGGCAGCACCTGGGAGCCCCAGCCGTTGCGACTGTTTCCAAGGGAGATTGCGTGCGTGTGGGCAGTCGCATTGCGGAAGGCAAGGCCTTTATTTCAGCCCACCTCCACTCTTCGGTCTCCGGAACAGTGGCAAAAATCGACGATGTGATCGATGCTTCAGGCTATCGCCGCCCCGCGGTGGTGATCGACGTGGATGGTGATGAGTGGGAGGCGGGTATTGACCGTTCTCCTGAATTGATCCGCGAGATCAAGGCCGATGCGGAAACCATTGTGGAGCGCATCAAGGCCGCGGGTGTCGTCGGCCTGGGTGGCGCCTGTTTTCCCACCCACGTCAAGTATATGTTTCCCGAAGGCAGGAAAGCCGATACGGTGATTATCAACGCCGTTGAATGCGAGCCATACCTGACCGCGGACCATCGTCTCATGCTGGAACGGACGGATGAAATCCTTGTCGGCGTTCAGATCCTGATGAAGGTTGCCCGGGTGGAACGCGCCATGATCGGTGTCGAGGCCAATAAGCCCGACGCCATTGAGACCATGTCCCGCAAGGCCCGTTCCCTGCCGGGTATTGAAGTGATCCCCCTCAAAGTCCAATACCCCCAGGGCGCAGAAAAACAGTTGATCAAGGCATTGCTCAACCGTGAGGTCCCCAGTGGCCGCCTGCCCCTGGACGTGGGTTGCGTGGTCAACAATGTGGGCACCGCCCTGGCCGTATACGAGGCGGTGCAGAAAAACAAGCCACTGGTGGAACGGGTTGTCACCTTTACCGGCAGTCACCTGCCGGCTACGGGAAACTTTTTGGTGCGACTGGGGGTTCCCGCCATGGAAATGGCCGCGCACCTGGGTGTTGAAATCGGCGATGATACCGCCAAGGTGATCAGTGGCGGCCCCATGATGGGCAAAGCCATCTCCGGCCTGGAAGTTCCCGTAACCAAGGGCACATCGGGGATCGTGCTCTTGACGGAAAAGGACGCCCGGCGCAGCCCGGTGCAGAACTGCATCCGTTGTGGACGCTGCGTATCGGCATGCCCGATGGGACTGGAGCCCTGGTTGCTGGAAAAACTGGGGCAGTCGGACCGTTTCGAGGAATGCGATTCCAGTGGCGCGGCCGACTGCATTGAGTGCGGCTCCTGTAGTTTTGCCTGCCCTTCATCCCGTTCCCTGCTGGATTTTATCCGTTACGGCAAAGTCAACGTCATGCGCATCCGCGCCGCAAGGAGGCAAAAATGA